The Gemmatimonadota bacterium sequence CCATAATCCGTCGCTGCTGTGGCGTAGGATCGAAATAGTTCGCCGGATCGTAGGACACCTGATGGTTGGCCATGTGTCCCGGATTGTACTTGTAGAGAAAAGCACGCCGTTCGTGGGCACCGCGCCAATCCTTAGTTCCGTGGGTCAAAGCCTCGGTAAAAATGACCGCATCGCCTGCATCCACCTCGGGCTGTACCACATAGGGCGGCACCCTCTTCAGCGTACGCACATCCTCTGGCAAATTCTGAGGAAAATTGCCCTTGTGGCTACCCGGAATACAGACAAACCCGCCATCTCCTGCCCCGGCTGGAGCCAGCATAAAAGTCACGACAGTTAGACCCGTCCGCACCTGCCCATCCAGATAGTGAAAATATCGATGTGTCCCCAGTTCCGGCAGACCGTGTAGATTCCCGCTGTCGCTACCAGCGTTCATAAACATGGCATAATCGTGGTCAATGCGGAATTTGGGACCGAGAAACTCCGCCAGAACCGGCACAATTCTCGGGTGATCGAGCAGCCGCTGGCAGGCAGGATCCCACCGGGAGACATAGCGGACATTGCGAATACCGCGGCGCCCCTTGGAATCGTTGCCATCCGAGTAATCCCTGGGATACACCCGATCCGAAACCTCGTTCAGTTCATCTACCTCCTCCTGCGTCAGCACGCCGCGGAGCACCAGATAGCCCTGCAAATCGAACAGGTATCTCTCTTCGTCAGTCATACAATACCCCTCATTTATACTTCGCCCGGTGTTCCGGCAGAGAACCATCGTCCTCCGGCTCGAACCCTATCAACTCCCGCGCATTGGACAAATCCCACTTCTCCTCACCACCCCGAGACACCCCGTAGAAAATCTCAAACTTCAAATCCTCTGCCTCAATACACCGCCAGGTCATCTGAGCGATATCCCGAGGGCTGAACCAGCGGGACTGCCCCGGCTCATAATCCCGCCCTGGTTCATCCAGCCCGTTGAAATTGGCAATCCGCAAACAGAACACCCGGATCCCGTACTGATCGGCGTAAAACCGTCCCAGAGCCTCTCCAAACGCCTTGCCAGCGCCATAGATCCCGTCCGGACGCACGGGTTTGTCCGGCACCGAACGAATGCCCTCCTTCTCATTCATACCAGTCACATGATTCGTACTCGCATAGACCACCGTTGGCACCCGATTAATCCGCGCTGCCTCGTAGATATTGTACGTCCCCTTCATATCCACATCAAACGTCACCTGTGCCCTCTGTGCATTCGGCATCCCCTGCCAGGTTCTAAAAAGAGCCAGATGGGCAATTGCATCCACCCCGGCGGCGGCCTCCACCATCGCCTCAAAATTGGAAATATCCGAAACCACCACCTCGTCCTTCTCATCCACATCGTCTGGAATCTGAGAGTGAAACATCAACCGAAAATCGTACCGGTTCCGCAAATGCTTTCGCAGTGCCGCTCCAATCTTGCCCGCTGCCCCCGTAATCAACAACTTCTTGCGTTCCGCCATATCGAATAATCCTTCTCAAATTAGTGTTAAAAACCAGTATCGGTCTCATCTCCAAAAGTCGCGATCCCCGAAAAATAAATCAAGCAGAAACCTAATCGGAAGCAATCATTTTTCTATTGCCCCCGGGTTTACATCCCACTTTCTTGTTCCCGGAACTTCTTCCTCGAAAGGTGATCACCATGAACATACAAAGACATCCCCATCACGCAAAAGTACAGGCTCAATACGTGGCCTACCTGCGGGAAAAACTGACAAAACTCCCCGAAAAGCGGATCGGCGACACCTTCCCTCGCACCCGGGAAGAATGGGAAACCCACACCGCCAAACTGCGCCCCCTCCTCCGCACAATCTTCGACTTCCCCGAAACCAGCAGCCCCCTCAGCCCCCGCACAGTCGGGAAAATCGAAAGAGACGACTTCACCATCGAAAAAATCATCTACGACGCCGAACCGGGATCCTCTGTACCCGCCCACCTCTTCCTGCCAAAAGGCGTGACCTTTCCGGTCCCAGCCCTCATCTTTCCCAGCGGACACGGCGGAAGCAAAAGCGCGTTCTACAACCACTACGCGGGCCAGATCTACGCCAAAGCGGGCATCATCTGCCTGATCCCCGACCCTGTCGGCGAAGAAGAACGGGACGAAGAAAACCGCCCGGGAATACGCGGTCACCGTCTGGACTTTAGAATTGACCGATGCTTTGAAGTGGGCCGCTCAGTCATCGGCAAAATGACCTACGACATCACCCGCGGCATTGACTACCTATGTATCCGTCCCGAAGTAGATACCGATCGAATCGGCTGTGTGGGCCACTCGCTCGGCTGCACCATCACCATGAATGTCCTGTGCACGGACGACCGCCTGGCCCTCAGCCTACCCGCCTCCTGGGTAACTCATTTCGACTACATCATCGGTGACCTGAGTTGCGAATGGCGTCCCTATCGCCTCAAGCACCATGTCGATATGCCGGAACAAATCGCGATGGGCGCCCCCCGGTGCGCCACGCTCATCCTCGCCGGAGAATGGGACTATCCTCCCCATGCGTATCGTGGACTACTGGAAACCTGCCAACAGGTACAACGGGTCTATGACATTTGCGACGCTGCGGACCGGTTCGACATCCACATCACCCCAAAAGGCGGCCACCGGCCCTACTTCCTCAATAAACCCGCCTTCGTCTGGGTAGAAAAACACCTGGGCATGCCGAAATTCGACGCAGAAGCAGTACAACGCCTGCCAGAAGTCTATCTGGGAGACTGGACAGATGCCCACGGAATCGATATCGAATCGGGCTATAAGAGCCACAAGCACTATGCCGGAACCGCGGTCGTCGATCTAAATGTGGCACCAGTACCGACCGACGAACTCGCCTGCTTACCGCCGAAAGGATATGAAGCACCGGAATTTGCGATGCGGGGATGGATGGCATCCGTCTTGAAAGAATTACCCCCTGAGTTGGAAATACCGCAGAAATTGGAAGACTGGAAACGCGAGCGGATAGCCCTGAGGGAAACAGTGGCAAAAGTCCTCGCAGTACCCGAAAACAGACCGAATATCTCCCCCGAAACCATTCGAACATTCGAAGAAAATGAATTTACGGCAGAAGAAATTCGCTACGGCACCCTCGGCCTCTCATCCTTTCTATTGACGCCAAAGGATGGATCAAAAAATACAGCCCTCTATCTCCACCAGAGCCGCACCAAACAGGGCGCCCTGCAAACAGGTGAAGTACAGCACCTGATAGCTTCTGGCACAACCGTCCTGGCACTGGATTGTGTCGGCATGGACGACAGCGGCATGCTATTGGGAGAACCATCGACAACGGCCAACGTACAGCACGTAATCGAAGCATTGGACCTCCTGAAACAGCGAGGCATTCAGCGGGCAACCTGCTATGGATACGCCGATGACATCGCCCTGTACGCAGCGATCCTGGACAACCGAATATCCGAAATCATCCTCGGCGCCAGAGGGGGAACTGAGCCGCACCACCAGCAGCGCTACCGGCAGGAAGGCGTCGTACCCTACATCTCCCGACATATCGGGCGACCAGGACTCCTCTCACTGCTCGCCCCCCGGCCACTCACCGTAAAAATCGAAGAAAAAAAATTGGATCAGGTACAGAAAGTCTATAGCCTGTACGGCGCAGAAAACAGACTCAGAATTGTAGAATGAGAACGCACATCATTTACTACGCAGAAAAATCGGCCCAATTTTCTTCAACACGCGAAATATCCGTTCTGCCACAAAATACAAACAACCGATACTCACTCGCGGTCGTCTCACCCTGTGCCAGCGTCCAGGGACCAGCAATACAGCGGCTGGGCACAATGCCGAGTTG is a genomic window containing:
- a CDS encoding phytanoyl-CoA dioxygenase family protein, whose amino-acid sequence is MTDEERYLFDLQGYLVLRGVLTQEEVDELNEVSDRVYPRDYSDGNDSKGRRGIRNVRYVSRWDPACQRLLDHPRIVPVLAEFLGPKFRIDHDYAMFMNAGSDSGNLHGLPELGTHRYFHYLDGQVRTGLTVVTFMLAPAGAGDGGFVCIPGSHKGNFPQNLPEDVRTLKRVPPYVVQPEVDAGDAVIFTEALTHGTKDWRGAHERRAFLYKYNPGHMANHQVSYDPANYFDPTPQQRRIMGAPAVGSRPNVIAPDST
- a CDS encoding NAD(P)-dependent oxidoreductase, with product MAERKKLLITGAAGKIGAALRKHLRNRYDFRLMFHSQIPDDVDEKDEVVVSDISNFEAMVEAAAGVDAIAHLALFRTWQGMPNAQRAQVTFDVDMKGTYNIYEAARINRVPTVVYASTNHVTGMNEKEGIRSVPDKPVRPDGIYGAGKAFGEALGRFYADQYGIRVFCLRIANFNGLDEPGRDYEPGQSRWFSPRDIAQMTWRCIEAEDLKFEIFYGVSRGGEEKWDLSNARELIGFEPEDDGSLPEHRAKYK